The DNA region AAATTTCAATTACGCGTCTTTCTCCGCCAGATAAATAATTAATTGTTTTGCTCTTGTATGTCTTAAATTCTGGGAATTTAGCTTCAAAATCTTTCCAGCTAACCTTATAAAGCTTAAAAAGTTTGTTAATATTAATTTGATTAGGCGTAAAATAAAATTGAGGTAAATAAGCCACTTGATTAGTTAAATAAAGTGCCTTAGTAATAGGTTTATTATTAATTCTAATCAACGCGTATTTGGAAGATAAAGATCCAAAAATAATAGATAGTAAACAGCTTTTGCCACAACCATTACGTCCTAAAATTCCGGTAATTGTATTAGTTTGTGCTTTTAGGTAAACACCATTTAAAATGGTTTTTTTATTAAAATAAAGTTCTACATTATCAATTTCAAAAACCAAAATCTAAATAAAAGTTGAAATTAAACTTACAAAAAGGATGGTAATCACTGCATCAATTAAATAAATACTAGCAAACAATTTAAAATTAGAAATCCCTAAATTATTAAAGAAAATTAAGCGCTGTTTAGCTTTGGTTTGACTAATAAAATAATATAAAAAACAAAGTATAAAAAGCTTGTTTACAAGTATTAAAGCAATGTTTTGTATCCCTAAAATTAAAAATATAACATTTATAACAACAGACCAATTTATAATTGGACGGTAGAAAAATAGTACAGATTTAAACAAGTTAGTCATGGCTTTAGAACGTTAATTTAATGTAAATATTTTAATGTGTAGAGCATTCATTCAATATTATTATTAACTTAGAGTGATAATTGCCCAACTAACCAATGAGCAAAAAAACGCTATTAATACTAACCATTCTTATTGCTATTGTAAATTTTATTTCGGTAGCTTACTTCTCTTTGTTTGCTAATCGATTAATACGATTATTAACAATATTGTTTTA from Mesoflavibacter profundi includes:
- a CDS encoding ATP-binding cassette domain-containing protein, which gives rise to MVFEIDNVELYFNKKTILNGVYLKAQTNTITGILGRNGCGKSCLLSIIFGSLSSKYALIRINNKPITKALYLTNQVAYLPQFYFTPNQININKLFKLYKVSWKDFEAKFPEFKTYKSKTINYLSGGERRVIEIYLILNTPSNLVLLDEPFSNISPIYIEKIKQIIKRVNKTKAIVLTDHSYNEVIDIADQIYLLKNGCTKLINHIKELESYNYLSFGTL